In Pseudomonas fakonensis, one DNA window encodes the following:
- the glyQ gene encoding glycine--tRNA ligase subunit alpha has product MSQPTPAVRTFQDLILALQNYWAAQGCVVLQPYDMEVGAGTFHTATFLRAVGPETWNAAYVQPSRRPGDGRYGENPNRLQHYYQFQVVLKPNPANFQELYLGSLKAIGLDPLVHDIRFVEDNWESPTLGAWGLGWEIWLNGMEVTQFTYFQQVGGIECYPVTGEITYGLERLAMYIQGVDSVYDLVWADGPFGKVTYGDVFHQNEVEQSTYNFEHANVEKLFELFDFYESEANRLIKLELPLPTYEMVLKASHTFNLLDARRAISVTERQRYILRVRTLARDVAQSYLQARARLGFPMATPELRDEVLAKLEAAQ; this is encoded by the coding sequence GTGAGCCAGCCTACGCCAGCCGTGCGTACCTTCCAAGACCTGATCCTCGCCCTGCAGAACTACTGGGCAGCTCAGGGTTGTGTGGTGCTTCAGCCCTACGATATGGAAGTAGGCGCCGGCACTTTCCATACCGCGACCTTCCTGCGCGCCGTCGGCCCGGAAACCTGGAACGCCGCCTACGTGCAGCCCAGCCGTCGCCCGGGTGACGGTCGCTATGGCGAAAACCCCAACCGCCTGCAGCACTACTACCAGTTCCAGGTGGTACTCAAGCCCAACCCGGCCAACTTCCAGGAGCTGTACCTCGGCTCGCTGAAAGCCATCGGCCTGGACCCGCTGGTTCATGACATCCGCTTCGTCGAAGACAACTGGGAATCGCCGACCCTCGGCGCCTGGGGCCTGGGCTGGGAAATCTGGCTGAACGGCATGGAGGTGACCCAGTTCACCTACTTCCAGCAGGTTGGCGGCATCGAGTGCTACCCGGTCACCGGTGAAATCACCTACGGCCTGGAGCGCCTGGCCATGTACATCCAGGGCGTCGACTCGGTGTACGACCTGGTGTGGGCCGACGGCCCGTTCGGCAAGGTCACCTACGGTGACGTGTTCCACCAGAACGAAGTGGAGCAGTCCACCTACAACTTCGAGCACGCCAACGTCGAGAAGCTGTTCGAACTGTTCGACTTCTACGAAAGCGAAGCCAACCGCCTGATCAAGCTGGAGCTGCCGCTGCCGACCTACGAAATGGTCCTGAAGGCCTCGCACACCTTCAACCTGCTGGACGCCCGCCGCGCCATCTCGGTGACCGAGCGCCAGCGTTACATCCTGCGCGTGCGCACGCTCGCCCGTGACGTCGCCCAAAGCTATCTGCAAGCCCGTGCCCGCCTGGGCTTCCCGATGGCCACCCCCGAACTGCGTGATGAAGTGTTGGCTAAGCTGGAGGCTGCACAATGA
- a CDS encoding DNA-3-methyladenine glycosylase I, which yields MPRCFWCSDDPLYQAYHDHEWGTPQRDPALLFEMLLLEGFQAGLSWITVLRKRERYREVLHGFDPVKLAALSDEYIEELMQDPGIIRNRLKLKAVRRNAQAWLAVDNPGQWLWSFVGGAPKINHFTGRSDVPAVTDEAKAMSKALQKAGFTFVGPTICYAFMQATGMVMDHTTDCDRYAALLR from the coding sequence ATGCCACGCTGCTTTTGGTGTTCCGACGACCCGTTGTACCAGGCCTACCACGACCACGAGTGGGGAACGCCGCAGCGTGACCCGGCGTTGCTGTTCGAGATGCTTTTGCTCGAAGGGTTCCAGGCGGGCCTGTCGTGGATCACGGTTTTACGCAAGCGCGAGCGCTACCGTGAGGTGCTGCACGGCTTCGACCCGGTCAAGCTGGCGGCTTTGAGCGACGAGTACATCGAGGAACTGATGCAGGACCCCGGCATCATCCGCAACCGCCTCAAGCTCAAGGCCGTGCGGCGCAACGCCCAGGCCTGGCTGGCTGTGGATAACCCCGGGCAATGGTTGTGGTCGTTCGTCGGCGGGGCGCCAAAGATCAACCACTTCACTGGCCGCAGCGACGTGCCGGCGGTCACCGACGAGGCCAAGGCCATGAGCAAGGCGCTGCAGAAAGCCGGCTTCACCTTCGTCGGGCCGACCATCTGCTACGCCTTCATGCAGGCCACCGGCATGGTCATGGACCACACCACCGACTGCGATCGCTACGCCGCGCTGCTGCGCTGA
- a CDS encoding lysophospholipid acyltransferase: MEKFKGALMVGVLRLFAKLPWGAVQRVGAGIGWLMWKVPNSSRNVVRINLAKCFPEMDPAEREQLVGRALRDIGKSFVESACAWIWPPQRSLELVKEVHGLEVLEQALASGKGVVGITSHLGNWEVLNHFYCNQCKPIIFYRPPKLKAVDDLLREQRVQMGNRVAPSTKEGILSVIKEVRRGGQVGIPADPEPAESAGVFVPFLGTQALTSKFVPNMLAGGKAVGVFLHALRLPDGSGFKVFLEAAPEEMYSTDVNVSAAAMSKVVERYVREYPSQYMWSMKRFKKRPAGEARWY, encoded by the coding sequence GTGGAAAAGTTCAAGGGCGCCCTGATGGTCGGGGTGCTGCGCCTGTTCGCCAAGCTGCCCTGGGGCGCTGTGCAGCGTGTTGGCGCCGGTATCGGCTGGCTGATGTGGAAGGTGCCCAACAGCTCGCGCAACGTGGTGCGCATCAACCTGGCCAAGTGCTTCCCGGAAATGGACCCTGCCGAGCGCGAGCAGCTGGTCGGCCGTGCGCTGCGCGACATCGGCAAGTCGTTCGTCGAGAGCGCCTGCGCCTGGATCTGGCCGCCGCAGCGTTCGCTGGAGCTGGTCAAGGAAGTGCACGGGCTGGAGGTGCTGGAGCAGGCCCTGGCCTCGGGCAAGGGCGTGGTGGGCATCACCAGCCACCTGGGTAACTGGGAGGTGCTCAACCACTTCTATTGCAACCAGTGCAAACCGATCATCTTCTACCGCCCACCCAAGCTCAAGGCGGTGGATGACCTGCTGCGCGAGCAGCGGGTGCAGATGGGCAACCGCGTGGCGCCGTCTACCAAAGAAGGCATTCTCAGCGTGATCAAGGAAGTGCGCCGGGGTGGCCAGGTGGGCATTCCGGCCGACCCGGAGCCGGCCGAGTCGGCGGGTGTGTTCGTGCCGTTTCTGGGTACCCAGGCGCTGACCAGCAAGTTCGTGCCGAACATGCTGGCAGGCGGCAAGGCGGTGGGGGTGTTCCTGCATGCGCTGCGCCTGCCGGATGGTTCGGGCTTCAAGGTGTTCCTCGAAGCGGCGCCGGAAGAGATGTACAGCACCGACGTGAACGTATCGGCAGCGGCGATGAGCAAGGTGGTCGAGCGCTATGTACGCGAGTACCCGAGCCAGTACATGTGGAGCATGAAGCGCTTCAAGAAGCGCCCGGCTGGCGAGGCGCGCTGGTATTGA
- a CDS encoding tetratricopeptide repeat protein: protein MRESLEKMLAKGVDNPLLRFGLGKAWLDEGNGAEASVHLARCVEQDPKYSAAWKLLGKAYQLVGDLAAARKAWEDGIVAAQAHGDKQAEKEMTVFLKKLSKT from the coding sequence ATGCGCGAATCGCTGGAAAAGATGCTGGCCAAGGGTGTGGATAACCCGCTGCTGCGCTTTGGCCTGGGCAAGGCCTGGCTGGACGAGGGCAATGGCGCTGAAGCGTCTGTGCACCTGGCGCGCTGCGTGGAACAGGACCCGAAGTACTCGGCGGCGTGGAAGCTGCTGGGCAAGGCGTATCAGCTGGTCGGTGACCTGGCGGCGGCGCGCAAGGCCTGGGAAGACGGCATCGTTGCGGCCCAGGCCCATGGTGACAAGCAGGCCGAGAAAGAGATGACTGTTTTTCTCAAGAAACTGAGCAAGACCTGA
- the trkA gene encoding Trk system potassium transporter TrkA: MKIIILGAGQVGGTLAEHLASEANDITVVDTDGDRLRDLGDRLDIRTVQGRGSLPTVLRQAGADDADMLVAVTNSDETNMVACQVAYSLFHTPTKIARVRESSYLSREELFDNDHIPVDVLISPEQVVTNYIKRLIEHPGSLQVIDFAEGKAQLVAVKAYYGGPLVGQQLRQIRAHMPNVDTRVAAIFRRDRPITPRGDTVIEADDEVFFIAAKKDIRAVMGELRRIDETNKRVVIAGGGQIGERLAEAIESRYQVKIIEMNPARCRQLSDTLESTVVLQGSASDKDLMLEENIADADIFLALTNDDEANIMSSLLAKRLGARKVMTIINNPAYVDLVQGGEIDIAISPQLATIGTLLAHVRRGDIVSVHSLRRGAAEAIEAVAHGDSKSSKVVGKAIEDIALPPGTTIGAIIREDEVLIAHDDTLIESGDHVILFVVDKKHIRDVEKLFHVGLSFF, translated from the coding sequence ATGAAGATCATCATCCTGGGTGCAGGGCAGGTCGGCGGCACGCTGGCCGAGCACCTGGCCAGCGAAGCCAACGACATCACCGTGGTCGACACTGACGGCGACCGCCTGCGCGACCTCGGCGACCGCCTGGACATCCGCACCGTGCAAGGCCGCGGCTCGCTGCCGACGGTGCTGCGCCAGGCCGGCGCCGACGATGCCGACATGCTGGTGGCAGTGACCAACAGCGATGAAACCAACATGGTCGCCTGCCAGGTGGCCTATTCGCTGTTCCACACCCCGACCAAGATCGCCCGGGTGCGCGAATCGTCCTACCTCAGCCGCGAGGAGCTGTTCGACAACGACCATATCCCGGTCGATGTACTGATCAGCCCCGAGCAGGTGGTGACCAACTACATCAAGCGCCTGATCGAGCACCCAGGCTCGCTGCAGGTGATCGACTTCGCCGAGGGCAAGGCCCAGCTGGTGGCGGTCAAGGCCTACTACGGCGGCCCGCTGGTGGGCCAGCAACTGCGCCAGATCCGCGCCCACATGCCCAACGTCGACACCCGCGTGGCGGCGATCTTCCGCCGCGACCGGCCGATCACACCGCGTGGCGACACGGTGATCGAGGCTGACGACGAGGTGTTCTTCATTGCCGCGAAGAAGGACATCCGCGCGGTAATGGGCGAGCTGCGGCGCATCGACGAAACCAACAAGCGCGTGGTCATCGCCGGTGGCGGGCAGATCGGCGAGCGCCTGGCCGAGGCCATCGAAAGCCGCTACCAGGTGAAGATCATCGAGATGAACCCGGCCCGCTGCCGCCAGCTCTCCGACACCCTCGAGAGTACCGTGGTGCTGCAGGGCAGCGCCTCGGACAAGGACCTGATGCTCGAAGAGAACATCGCCGACGCCGACATCTTCCTGGCCCTGACCAACGACGACGAGGCCAACATCATGTCCTCGCTGCTGGCCAAGCGCCTGGGCGCGCGCAAGGTGATGACCATCATCAACAACCCGGCCTACGTCGACCTGGTACAGGGCGGCGAGATCGACATCGCCATCAGCCCGCAGCTGGCCACCATCGGCACCCTGCTGGCCCACGTGCGCCGTGGCGATATCGTCAGCGTGCACTCGCTGCGCCGCGGCGCGGCCGAAGCCATCGAGGCGGTGGCGCACGGTGACTCGAAGTCGAGCAAGGTGGTCGGCAAGGCCATCGAAGATATCGCCCTGCCGCCGGGCACCACCATCGGCGCGATCATCCGCGAGGACGAGGTGCTGATCGCCCACGACGACACGCTGATCGAGTCGGGCGACCATGTGATCCTGTTCGTTGTGGATAAAAAGCATATTCGCGATGTGGAAAAGCTGTTCCACGTCGGCTTGAGTTTCTTCTAG
- the rsmB gene encoding 16S rRNA (cytosine(967)-C(5))-methyltransferase RsmB produces the protein MNPRLAAARALAAVLSGKASLNSSLPAQLDKVEERDRGLTQDLAFGTARWQPRLDLLAAQLLQKPFKAADADVQALLLVGLYQLFYTRIPAHAAIGETVGCADKLKKPWAKGLLNAVLRRAQREGEALLAGMERDPVLRTAHPRWLQKSLKAFWPEQWEAICAANNAHPPMILRANRRHHSRDAYLALLAEAGIQANACEFSRDGIVLAEACDVRGLPGFAEGWVSVQDEAAQLSADLLELAPGQRVLDACCAPGGKTCHLLEAEPGLAHMVAIDLEAKRLARVRENLDRLKLDAELIACDARDTASWWDGKAFQRILLDAPCSATGVIRRHPDIKLTRQAEDIPALAALQGELLDALWPTLEVGGMLLYATCSSLPTENTEVIAAFLARTPGARELDLATEAGLRQPHGRQLLAREGGHDGFYYAKLIKIAASRG, from the coding sequence ATGAACCCACGCCTGGCCGCCGCCCGCGCCCTTGCCGCCGTACTCAGCGGCAAGGCCTCGCTGAACAGTTCGTTGCCGGCGCAACTGGACAAGGTCGAGGAGCGCGACCGTGGCCTGACCCAGGACCTGGCCTTCGGCACCGCCCGCTGGCAGCCGCGCCTGGACCTGCTGGCCGCGCAACTGCTGCAAAAGCCCTTCAAAGCCGCCGACGCCGACGTGCAGGCGCTGCTGCTGGTGGGCCTGTACCAGCTGTTCTACACGCGCATTCCGGCCCATGCCGCCATCGGCGAAACCGTGGGCTGCGCCGACAAACTGAAGAAGCCCTGGGCCAAGGGCCTGCTCAACGCCGTGCTGCGCCGCGCCCAGCGTGAAGGCGAAGCACTGCTGGCCGGCATGGAGCGTGACCCGGTGCTGCGTACCGCCCACCCGCGCTGGCTGCAGAAGTCGCTCAAGGCCTTCTGGCCGGAGCAATGGGAAGCCATCTGCGCCGCCAACAACGCCCACCCGCCAATGATCCTGCGGGCTAACCGCCGCCACCACAGCCGCGACGCCTACCTGGCACTGCTGGCCGAGGCCGGCATCCAGGCCAACGCCTGTGAATTCAGCCGCGATGGCATCGTCCTGGCCGAAGCCTGCGACGTGCGCGGCCTGCCGGGCTTCGCCGAAGGCTGGGTGAGCGTGCAGGACGAAGCCGCGCAGCTGTCGGCCGACCTGCTGGAACTGGCCCCCGGCCAGCGCGTGCTGGACGCCTGCTGCGCCCCCGGCGGCAAAACCTGCCACCTGCTTGAAGCAGAGCCAGGCCTTGCCCACATGGTCGCCATCGACCTGGAAGCCAAGCGCCTGGCCCGTGTGCGTGAGAACCTCGACCGCCTCAAGCTGGACGCCGAGCTGATCGCCTGCGACGCCCGCGACACCGCCAGCTGGTGGGACGGCAAGGCGTTCCAGCGCATCCTGCTCGACGCGCCGTGCTCGGCCACCGGGGTGATCCGCCGTCACCCGGACATCAAGCTGACCCGCCAGGCCGAGGACATCCCGGCCCTGGCCGCGTTGCAAGGCGAGCTGCTCGATGCCCTGTGGCCAACGCTCGAGGTGGGCGGCATGCTGCTGTACGCCACCTGCTCCAGCCTGCCCACCGAGAACACCGAAGTGATCGCCGCCTTCCTCGCTCGCACCCCCGGTGCCCGCGAGCTGGACCTGGCCACCGAAGCCGGCCTGCGCCAGCCCCATGGCCGCCAGTTGCTGGCCCGCGAAGGCGGCCACGACGGCTTCTACTATGCCAAGCTGATCAAGATCGCCGCCTCGCGCGGGTAA
- the fmt gene encoding methionyl-tRNA formyltransferase: MRIVFAGTPEFAAEHLKALLDSPYEIVAVYTQPDRPAGRGQKLMPSAVKALALAHDIPVYQPQTLRNADAQAELAALKPDLMVVVAYGLILPQVVLDIPRLGCINSHASLLPRWRGAAPIQRAVEAGDAESGVTVMRMEAGLDTGPMLLKVVTPISADDTGGSLHDRLAEMGPPAVVQAIAGLADGSLQGEVQDDALATYAHKLNKDEARIDWSRPAVELERLVRAFNPWPVCHSTLDGETVKVLAANLSTGQGAPGEILSASKDGLVVACGEGALSLSRLQLPGGKALNFSDLFNSRREKFASGKVLGQ; the protein is encoded by the coding sequence ATGCGCATCGTCTTTGCAGGCACTCCAGAGTTTGCCGCCGAACACCTCAAGGCCCTGCTCGACAGCCCGTACGAGATCGTGGCCGTCTACACCCAGCCCGACCGCCCCGCCGGCCGTGGCCAGAAGCTCATGCCCAGTGCGGTCAAGGCGCTGGCGCTGGCCCACGACATCCCGGTGTACCAGCCGCAGACCCTGCGCAACGCCGACGCCCAGGCCGAGCTCGCTGCGCTCAAACCGGACCTGATGGTAGTGGTCGCCTACGGCCTGATTCTGCCGCAGGTGGTGCTGGATATCCCGCGCCTGGGCTGCATCAACAGCCACGCTTCCCTGCTGCCGCGCTGGCGCGGTGCGGCGCCGATCCAGCGCGCCGTCGAGGCCGGTGATGCCGAAAGCGGCGTGACCGTGATGCGCATGGAAGCGGGCCTGGACACCGGCCCCATGCTGCTCAAGGTGGTCACCCCGATCAGTGCCGACGACACCGGCGGCAGCCTGCACGACCGCCTCGCCGAAATGGGCCCGCCAGCCGTAGTGCAGGCCATTGCCGGCCTGGCCGACGGTTCGCTGCAAGGTGAAGTGCAGGACGATGCCCTGGCCACTTACGCCCACAAGCTGAACAAGGACGAGGCGCGCATCGACTGGAGCCGCCCGGCCGTGGAGCTGGAGCGCCTGGTGCGTGCCTTCAACCCGTGGCCGGTGTGCCACAGCACCCTGGACGGCGAAACCGTGAAGGTGCTGGCCGCCAACTTGTCCACAGGCCAGGGCGCGCCCGGTGAAATTCTGTCCGCCAGCAAGGATGGCCTGGTGGTCGCCTGCGGTGAAGGCGCGCTGAGCCTCAGCCGCCTGCAACTGCCCGGCGGCAAGGCGCTTAACTTCAGCGACCTGTTCAACAGCCGCCGCGAGAAATTCGCCTCCGGCAAGGTACTTGGCCAATGA
- the def gene encoding peptide deformylase: protein MAILNILEFPDPRLRTIAKPVTVFDDALRQLIDDMFETMYEAPGIGLAATQVNVHQQVVVMDLSEDRSEPRVFINPSVEELTHDMGQYQEGCLSVPGFYENVDRPLRVRVKAQDRDGKPYELECEGLLAVCVQHEFDHLNGKLFVDYLSQLKRDRIKKKLEKQHRQQA from the coding sequence ATGGCCATCTTGAACATCCTCGAATTCCCAGACCCGCGCCTGCGCACCATTGCCAAACCGGTAACGGTCTTTGACGACGCCCTGCGTCAACTGATCGACGACATGTTCGAGACCATGTACGAGGCCCCGGGCATCGGCCTTGCCGCCACCCAGGTGAACGTGCACCAGCAGGTGGTGGTGATGGACCTGAGCGAAGACCGCAGCGAACCGCGGGTTTTCATCAACCCCAGCGTCGAAGAGCTGACCCACGACATGGGCCAGTACCAGGAAGGCTGCCTGTCGGTACCCGGCTTCTACGAGAACGTCGACCGCCCGCTGCGTGTGCGGGTCAAGGCCCAGGACCGCGACGGCAAGCCTTACGAGCTGGAATGCGAAGGCCTGCTGGCGGTGTGCGTGCAGCACGAGTTCGACCACCTGAACGGCAAGCTGTTCGTCGACTACCTGTCCCAGCTCAAACGCGACCGGATCAAGAAAAAGCTGGAAAAGCAGCACCGCCAGCAAGCCTGA
- the dprA gene encoding DNA-processing protein DprA codes for MSIFHSSPCSPAELEARLRLHRLPDTGLRRFQTLIEAFGSASSALSAPASAWRSLGIPAASIDARRSPQVRDGAAAAMAWLEGPGQHLLMWDSPGYPALLAEIDDPPPLLFVAGDPALLDQPQLAIVGSRRASPPALDTAGGFARSLSQAGFTITSGLALGVDGAAHRAALKAGGQTIGVLGTGLQKLYPQRHRELARQMLDSGSALVSEYPLDAGPLPGNFPRRNRIISGMSLGVLVVEASLASGSLITARLAAEQGREVYAIPGSIHHPGAKGCHQLIRDGALLVESVGQILETLRGWQNLPPAAVDKPAHPLLALLHAAPHTSEGLAHSSGQPLAQVLASLTELELEGRVSSEGGRWFARAG; via the coding sequence ATGAGTATTTTCCATTCGTCGCCTTGCTCGCCCGCCGAACTGGAAGCGCGATTGCGTTTGCATCGCCTTCCGGACACCGGCCTGCGACGCTTTCAAACCCTCATCGAAGCCTTCGGCAGCGCCTCTTCGGCGCTCAGCGCCCCGGCCAGTGCCTGGCGTTCGCTGGGTATACCGGCAGCCAGTATAGACGCCCGGCGCAGCCCGCAAGTGCGTGACGGTGCAGCGGCTGCAATGGCCTGGCTAGAGGGCCCGGGCCAGCATTTACTGATGTGGGACAGCCCTGGCTACCCGGCGCTGCTGGCAGAAATCGACGACCCGCCGCCGCTGCTGTTCGTCGCCGGCGACCCCGCCCTGCTCGACCAGCCGCAGCTGGCCATCGTGGGTAGCAGGCGTGCTTCACCCCCGGCACTGGATACTGCCGGCGGGTTCGCCCGCAGTCTTTCGCAGGCAGGTTTCACCATCACCAGCGGGCTGGCTTTAGGTGTTGATGGTGCCGCCCATCGGGCCGCGCTGAAGGCTGGCGGGCAAACTATCGGGGTGCTCGGCACGGGCCTGCAAAAACTTTATCCACAGCGCCACCGCGAGCTTGCCAGGCAGATGCTCGACAGTGGCAGCGCGCTGGTCTCGGAGTACCCGCTCGATGCTGGCCCCTTGCCCGGCAACTTCCCGCGGCGTAACCGCATCATCAGCGGCATGTCCCTGGGCGTGCTGGTGGTCGAGGCGAGCCTGGCCAGCGGTTCGTTGATCACCGCCCGCCTGGCCGCCGAGCAGGGGCGCGAGGTTTACGCGATCCCGGGCTCGATCCACCACCCCGGGGCCAAGGGCTGCCACCAGCTGATTCGTGACGGTGCGCTGCTGGTGGAAAGCGTCGGGCAGATTCTCGAAACCCTGCGCGGCTGGCAGAACCTGCCGCCTGCCGCTGTGGATAAACCCGCTCATCCGTTACTCGCCCTGCTGCATGCCGCGCCGCACACCAGCGAGGGCCTGGCCCACAGCAGCGGCCAGCCGTTGGCCCAGGTGCTGGCCAGCCTCACCGAACTGGAGCTCGAAGGCCGGGTCAGCAGTGAAGGCGGGCGTTGGTTTGCCCGGGCGGGCTAA
- a CDS encoding L-threonylcarbamoyladenylate synthase produces the protein MVSSFRVQQAAREIRAGAVIAYPTEAVWGLGCDPWNEDAVYRLLALKSRPVDKGLILIADNIRQFDFLFEDFPQDWIDRMSATWPGPNTWLVPHQDLLPEWVTGQHDTVALRVSDHPQVRELCALVGPLISTSCNPGGRPAAKSRLRVEQYFHGELDMVLGGALGGRKNPSLIRNLATGEIVRPG, from the coding sequence ATGGTGAGCAGTTTTCGTGTGCAACAAGCCGCACGTGAGATCCGGGCGGGCGCGGTTATCGCCTACCCGACGGAAGCGGTCTGGGGCCTGGGCTGCGACCCGTGGAACGAAGACGCGGTGTACCGCCTGCTGGCGCTCAAGTCGCGGCCTGTGGATAAAGGCCTGATTCTGATCGCCGACAACATTCGCCAGTTCGACTTCCTGTTCGAGGACTTCCCCCAAGACTGGATCGACCGCATGAGCGCCACCTGGCCGGGCCCCAACACCTGGTTGGTGCCGCACCAGGACCTGCTGCCCGAGTGGGTGACCGGCCAGCACGACACCGTGGCGCTGCGGGTCAGCGACCACCCGCAGGTGCGCGAACTGTGCGCGCTGGTGGGGCCGCTGATCTCCACCTCGTGCAACCCCGGCGGGCGCCCGGCGGCCAAGAGCCGGTTGCGGGTGGAGCAGTATTTCCATGGTGAGCTGGATATGGTGCTGGGTGGGGCATTGGGGGGGCGCAAGAACCCTAGCCTGATTCGCAACCTGGCCACGGGTGAGATCGTTCGGCCGGGTTGA
- a CDS encoding NADPH:quinone reductase: MAKRIQFSQHGGPEVLQLVEFDPAPPGPQQVRVRNHAIGLNFIDTYFRSGLYAPPALPSGLGTEAAGVVEAVGEGVTRLKVGDRVAHAGGPLGAYSEVHTLPEANLVKLPDSISFEQAAAVMLKGLTTQYLLKQTYAVQPGDFILFHAAAGGVGSLACQWAKALGAKLIGTVSSSEKAERAKALGAWATIDYSHEDVARRVLELTDGQKCPVVYDGVGADTWLTSLDCLKPRGLMVSFGNASGAVSGVNLGILAQKGSLYVTRPTLATYANNAENTQAMADDLFAMIASGKLVVDIQQRYPLSEAAKAQSELSARRTVGSTVLLP; this comes from the coding sequence ATGGCCAAGCGTATCCAGTTCAGCCAGCATGGCGGCCCGGAAGTCCTGCAACTTGTAGAGTTCGACCCGGCCCCGCCCGGCCCGCAGCAGGTGCGCGTGCGCAACCATGCAATCGGCCTGAACTTCATCGACACCTACTTTCGCAGCGGGCTGTATGCACCGCCTGCGCTGCCTTCCGGGTTGGGCACCGAGGCAGCAGGCGTAGTCGAAGCAGTGGGCGAGGGCGTCACCCGGCTGAAGGTCGGCGACCGCGTGGCCCATGCCGGCGGCCCGCTGGGTGCCTACAGCGAAGTGCACACACTGCCCGAGGCCAATCTGGTCAAGCTGCCCGACAGCATCAGCTTCGAACAGGCCGCCGCCGTGATGCTCAAGGGGCTAACCACCCAGTACCTGCTCAAGCAAACCTATGCCGTGCAACCGGGCGACTTCATCCTGTTCCATGCGGCTGCCGGTGGCGTGGGTTCACTGGCCTGCCAATGGGCCAAAGCGCTGGGTGCCAAACTGATCGGCACGGTCAGCTCCAGCGAGAAAGCAGAACGGGCCAAAGCGCTCGGGGCCTGGGCGACCATCGACTACAGCCATGAAGACGTGGCCAGGCGCGTACTGGAACTGACCGACGGTCAGAAATGCCCGGTGGTGTATGACGGCGTGGGCGCCGATACCTGGCTGACTTCGCTGGACTGCCTGAAGCCACGCGGCCTGATGGTCAGCTTCGGCAATGCTTCGGGTGCGGTCAGCGGGGTGAACCTGGGCATCCTGGCGCAGAAAGGCTCGCTGTACGTCACCCGGCCAACCCTTGCGACCTACGCCAACAATGCCGAGAACACCCAGGCCATGGCTGATGACCTGTTCGCCATGATCGCCAGCGGCAAGCTGGTGGTGGATATCCAGCAGCGCTACCCGCTGAGCGAGGCGGCCAAGGCGCAGAGTGAGCTGTCGGCGCGGCGGACGGTGGGGTCTACGGTGCTGTTGCCTTGA
- the hemF gene encoding oxygen-dependent coproporphyrinogen oxidase, giving the protein MTSRTEAVKAYLLDLQDRICTALENEDGGARFVEDAWVREAGGGGRTRVIGEGKVIEKGGVNFSHVFGSGLPPSASAHRPELAGRGFEALGVSLVIHPHNPHVPTSHANVRFFIAEKEGEEAVWWFGGGFDLTPYYGVEEDCVHWHRVAEQACAPFGADVYPRYKAWCDRYFHLKHRGEPRGIGGLFFDDLNEWDFDTCFAFIRAIGDAYVDAYLPIVQRRKNTPYTAQQREFQEYRRGRYVEFNLVYDRGTLFGLQSGGRTESILMSLPPQVRWGYDWKAAPGSEEARLTEYFLQDRDWLGQ; this is encoded by the coding sequence ATGACCAGCCGCACCGAGGCCGTGAAAGCCTACCTGCTCGACCTGCAAGACCGCATCTGCACTGCCCTCGAGAACGAAGACGGCGGCGCCCGCTTCGTCGAGGATGCCTGGGTGCGCGAAGCGGGTGGCGGGGGCCGCACGCGGGTAATCGGTGAAGGCAAGGTGATCGAGAAAGGCGGCGTCAACTTCAGCCATGTGTTCGGCAGCGGCCTGCCGCCTTCGGCCAGCGCCCACCGCCCGGAGCTGGCGGGCCGTGGCTTCGAGGCCCTTGGCGTGTCGCTGGTGATTCACCCGCACAACCCGCATGTGCCCACCTCCCACGCCAACGTGCGGTTTTTCATCGCCGAAAAAGAAGGCGAAGAAGCGGTGTGGTGGTTTGGCGGCGGTTTCGACCTGACCCCCTACTACGGCGTCGAGGAAGACTGTGTGCACTGGCACCGGGTGGCCGAGCAGGCCTGCGCGCCGTTCGGCGCCGACGTGTACCCGCGCTACAAAGCCTGGTGTGACCGCTACTTCCACCTCAAGCACCGTGGCGAGCCGCGCGGCATCGGCGGTTTGTTCTTCGACGACCTGAACGAGTGGGACTTCGACACCTGCTTTGCCTTCATTCGCGCCATCGGCGATGCCTATGTCGACGCCTACCTGCCGATCGTGCAGCGCCGCAAGAACACCCCGTACACCGCCCAGCAGCGTGAATTCCAGGAATACCGCCGTGGCCGTTACGTGGAGTTCAACCTGGTCTATGACCGTGGCACCCTGTTCGGCCTGCAATCGGGCGGGCGCACCGAGTCGATCCTCATGTCGCTGCCGCCGCAGGTGCGTTGGGGCTATGACTGGAAGGCTGCGCCCGGCAGCGAGGAAGCGCGCCTGACCGAGTACTTCCTGCAGGACCGCGACTGGCTCGGCCAGTAA